One stretch of Lytechinus variegatus isolate NC3 chromosome 17, Lvar_3.0, whole genome shotgun sequence DNA includes these proteins:
- the LOC121430816 gene encoding E3 ubiquitin-protein ligase RNF146-B-like isoform X1, with translation MSEEFSQGRCKVQKGDSKIKLNQHKTNKAGVNTEPAATKKMDIPDCAVCLQTCVHPVELPCSHVFCFLCMKGASTQYRRCALCRQEIPVDFFMSPKLLLNQDDEEEVEDEVEECYTWFYEGRNGWWQYDERTDAELEESYRANKRTFELLIAGYVYVIDLDSMLQYRRSDPSRRRRIKRDLVSAAKKGIAGLKIKVKRDEDSADRRVVGAEEDKENGGAVGGATAPPEDNGMVKDKDECPQDRTVPCEKEGVESDESIQGKRAVSPNANHSNSAGNEAVYEVVRNASPRTSRTGEESSPTFRYTNPSPSSNTAPPTYAKPIRQRRRHANDPSPSGASSQTVADAQEDSSLAQQLTINHQRTHSAPESRPSSRPRGPAPQAPPRDQSSYQATSSTVAQRTDSNVERVTETLRSELVINVGSNVDTSSSGARRRQVRRHVHEV, from the exons ATGTCAGAGGAATTCTCGCAAGGGCGTTGTAAGGTGCAAAAGGGGGATTCGAAGATCAAATTGAACCAACATAAAACGAATAAAGCAGGCGTAAATACAG AGCCAGCAGCCACCAAGAAGATGGACATCCCGGATTGTGCCGTCTGTCTTCAAACGTGCGTGCATCCAGTTGAACTGCCCTGCAGTCACGTCTTCTGTTTTCTCTGCATGAAGGGGGCCTCTACACAGTACAGGAGGTGCGCTCTCTGTAGGCAAGAGATCCCCGTAGACTTCTTTATGAGTCCAAAGCTTCTGCTTAATCAGGACGATGAAGAGGAAGTGGAAGATGAAGTTGAGGAGTGCTATACGTGGTTCTATGAAGGTAGGAACGGATGGTGGCAGTATGATGAAAGAACAGATGCGGAGCTAGAAGAGAGCTATCGTGCCAATAAGAGGACATTTGAGCTCTTGATTGCAGGGTATGTGTATGTCATTGACTTAGATAGCATGCTACAGTATCGGAGATCAGATCCCTCTCGCAGGAGACGCATCAAACGCGACCTGGTGAGCGCTGCCAAGAAGGGCATTGCAGGGTTGAAGATCAAGGTTAAGAGGGATGAAGATTCGGCAGATAGGCGTGTTGTTGGAGCAGAAGAAGACAAGGAGAACGGGGGTGCAGTAGGTGGTGCAACTGCTCCCCCGGAAGACAATGGTATGGTCAAGGATAAGGATGAGTGTCCACAGGATAGGACTGTTCCATGTGAGAAGGAAGGGGTTGAAAGTGATGAAAGTATTCAGGGGAAGAGGGCAGTGAGCCCCAATGCCAATCACAGCAACTCTGCTGGCAATGAGGCTGTCTATGAGGTGGTGCGGAATGCTTCACCCCGTACAAGTAGGACAGGGGAGGAGTCGTCTCCTACATTCAGGTACACCAACCCTTCCCCAAGCAGCAATACTGCACCTCCAACCTATGCCAAACCGATCCGTCAAAGAAGGAGACATGCCAACGACCCTTCTCCATCAGGTGCAAGTTCACAGACAGTAGCTGATGCCCAAGAAGATTCCTCTCTTGCCCAACAGCTGACGATAAACCACCAGCGAACTCACTCTGCCCCAGAGTCACGCCCCTCCAGCCGCCCAAGGGGCCCCGCGCCTCAGGCCCCTCCCAGAGACCAAAGTAGCTATCAAGCTACCAGTTCTACAGTTGCGCAAAGAACAGATTCCAATGTGGAGAGGGTCACTGAAACGTTACGTTCTGAATTAGTTATAAATGTTGGATCGAATGTGGACACCTCCAGCTCAGGGGCAAGACGGCGACAGGTTCGCAGACATGTGCATGAAGTATGA
- the LOC121430816 gene encoding E3 ubiquitin-protein ligase RNF146-B-like isoform X2, which translates to MCKTLDLNLKPKEPAATKKMDIPDCAVCLQTCVHPVELPCSHVFCFLCMKGASTQYRRCALCRQEIPVDFFMSPKLLLNQDDEEEVEDEVEECYTWFYEGRNGWWQYDERTDAELEESYRANKRTFELLIAGYVYVIDLDSMLQYRRSDPSRRRRIKRDLVSAAKKGIAGLKIKVKRDEDSADRRVVGAEEDKENGGAVGGATAPPEDNGMVKDKDECPQDRTVPCEKEGVESDESIQGKRAVSPNANHSNSAGNEAVYEVVRNASPRTSRTGEESSPTFRYTNPSPSSNTAPPTYAKPIRQRRRHANDPSPSGASSQTVADAQEDSSLAQQLTINHQRTHSAPESRPSSRPRGPAPQAPPRDQSSYQATSSTVAQRTDSNVERVTETLRSELVINVGSNVDTSSSGARRRQVRRHVHEV; encoded by the exons ATGTGCAAAACCTtggatttaaatttaaaacctAAAG AGCCAGCAGCCACCAAGAAGATGGACATCCCGGATTGTGCCGTCTGTCTTCAAACGTGCGTGCATCCAGTTGAACTGCCCTGCAGTCACGTCTTCTGTTTTCTCTGCATGAAGGGGGCCTCTACACAGTACAGGAGGTGCGCTCTCTGTAGGCAAGAGATCCCCGTAGACTTCTTTATGAGTCCAAAGCTTCTGCTTAATCAGGACGATGAAGAGGAAGTGGAAGATGAAGTTGAGGAGTGCTATACGTGGTTCTATGAAGGTAGGAACGGATGGTGGCAGTATGATGAAAGAACAGATGCGGAGCTAGAAGAGAGCTATCGTGCCAATAAGAGGACATTTGAGCTCTTGATTGCAGGGTATGTGTATGTCATTGACTTAGATAGCATGCTACAGTATCGGAGATCAGATCCCTCTCGCAGGAGACGCATCAAACGCGACCTGGTGAGCGCTGCCAAGAAGGGCATTGCAGGGTTGAAGATCAAGGTTAAGAGGGATGAAGATTCGGCAGATAGGCGTGTTGTTGGAGCAGAAGAAGACAAGGAGAACGGGGGTGCAGTAGGTGGTGCAACTGCTCCCCCGGAAGACAATGGTATGGTCAAGGATAAGGATGAGTGTCCACAGGATAGGACTGTTCCATGTGAGAAGGAAGGGGTTGAAAGTGATGAAAGTATTCAGGGGAAGAGGGCAGTGAGCCCCAATGCCAATCACAGCAACTCTGCTGGCAATGAGGCTGTCTATGAGGTGGTGCGGAATGCTTCACCCCGTACAAGTAGGACAGGGGAGGAGTCGTCTCCTACATTCAGGTACACCAACCCTTCCCCAAGCAGCAATACTGCACCTCCAACCTATGCCAAACCGATCCGTCAAAGAAGGAGACATGCCAACGACCCTTCTCCATCAGGTGCAAGTTCACAGACAGTAGCTGATGCCCAAGAAGATTCCTCTCTTGCCCAACAGCTGACGATAAACCACCAGCGAACTCACTCTGCCCCAGAGTCACGCCCCTCCAGCCGCCCAAGGGGCCCCGCGCCTCAGGCCCCTCCCAGAGACCAAAGTAGCTATCAAGCTACCAGTTCTACAGTTGCGCAAAGAACAGATTCCAATGTGGAGAGGGTCACTGAAACGTTACGTTCTGAATTAGTTATAAATGTTGGATCGAATGTGGACACCTCCAGCTCAGGGGCAAGACGGCGACAGGTTCGCAGACATGTGCATGAAGTATGA